The sequence TCGTTGAGCGTCTGCCTCTGGTGAGGTCGCCGTAGCGTTGGATAATGATATTGTCGCCGCCCGCAAGCATATTTGCCAGACGTGCTATGTATTCGCCGTATTTCAACGGCTCATCAAAGGGTTCGGTGAACTTGGTGGAGACCAGCAGGGCGAAGTTGGTATTGTCGCTCTTGCGGTTTTTGTAGCTGTGCCCGTTGACGGTGAGCAGGTTGTCTTTGTTGCGCTCGATCGCCACAAAGCCGCCGGGGTTTACGCAGAATGTGCGCACTTCGTCCTCAAAACCGTTGGTGTAGTATTTTATCTTAAATTCGTAAAGCTGGTTGGTGAAGTGATCCGTAACCGAACGGGGAACTTCAACCCTTACTCCTATGTCAACAGGGTTAAGATCGTAGCCGAGAGAGTATTTGCGGACTATCCCCTGCATCCAGCTGTTGCCGCTCCTGCCCACTGCGGCGATTATTTTGTCATATTCACGTTCAACGGTTTCGCCGTTTTCAGTTGTGCGCAGCCCTGTGACCCTGTCACCGTCCACAATGAGGTCAACCACTTCACTGTTGCAGTGTATTTTTATATGAGGCGACTGCCCGAACATTTCATACATTTTGCGGATGAAGAGCAGGCAGTTTTCCGTTCCGAGATGGCGTATTTTGGCGGGGTAGAGCTTAAGATTCTGTCTGCTGCATGAATACTCAAGATCCTTCACGGCTTCGTAGTTGCTTTTGGAATCCAGCTCAAGAACGCCGCTGACGTTTTTCCATATGTCGTCGGCCTCTTCTATGAGAACTTCCAGTTCTCTTTCGCTCATGTAGTCGGTCAGCCAGCCGCCGTACTCAGTTGTGAGTGTCAGTTTGCCGTCGGAGTATGTACCTGCTCCGCCGAAGCCGGACATTACTTCGTTGCGCTGTCTGCTGTGTATATCGTTTCCTTTTTCGTAAAGGTCAACCTGAATGCCCGTTTCCTTAAGAAAATGATAGGCGGCGGTTATGCCCGCGCTGCCTGCGCCTATGATGGCTATGCGCATTGTGTCTGCTCCTAGATCTGTTTTATCTCCGCCCTGAATCTGCCGTGTTCTATGAACAGGAGGGCGTATGTTCCCTGCG is a genomic window of Geovibrio thiophilus containing:
- a CDS encoding NAD(P)/FAD-dependent oxidoreductase — translated: MRIAIIGAGSAGITAAYHFLKETGIQVDLYEKGNDIHSRQRNEVMSGFGGAGTYSDGKLTLTTEYGGWLTDYMSERELEVLIEEADDIWKNVSGVLELDSKSNYEAVKDLEYSCSRQNLKLYPAKIRHLGTENCLLFIRKMYEMFGQSPHIKIHCNSEVVDLIVDGDRVTGLRTTENGETVEREYDKIIAAVGRSGNSWMQGIVRKYSLGYDLNPVDIGVRVEVPRSVTDHFTNQLYEFKIKYYTNGFEDEVRTFCVNPGGFVAIERNKDNLLTVNGHSYKNRKSDNTNFALLVSTKFTEPFDEPLKYGEYIARLANMLAGGDNIIIQRYGDLTRGRRSTKKRIEKNFVHPTLPDAMPGDLSFVLPYRYISDLTETIERLNTVMPGMSDPNTLLYGVEVKFYSVRLKVDGKMRSANLENLYCVGDGAGLTRGIIQASVSGLIAAKDILGE